The proteins below come from a single Oerskovia jenensis genomic window:
- a CDS encoding ATP-binding cassette domain-containing protein — protein sequence MTDAPTGSPTGPDPAPSSLSVASTDPARRLDWRRLRGPQAVVALVALTVGAVGAAYGTVVAGWLAADPTTATLQLLAACIVSAALLDTIGQVVWAGVVDRAEGRLRGDLLSAALHQPLATLTEQAVGEVLDRVDDDTHAVGTLVRRQAWGAGRTLVGVIPMWVVAGLTWWPAWILFPVLGVVAALVVRPMLGEIARRKVIEEAAWTDHAAAFEEAVAARDDLRTSLGQSFAVRRLAERSAQVHRRFEAVLSVESRMLRRAGLVLASLLAGVAVSGAALAADGQLGVDRLVTLFLVTSMFVGQTDNLVHHLPDIQEGLGALTRIRQMLSVAPEPVGGRGVPSGPVDIELRDLHFSYAEGTFALDGVNLHVPAGATVALVGRTGSGKSTLASLLSRAVEPPRDAVLLGGTDVRDLDLQALRAAVGVVTQRTEILAGTLAENVALFADVPRSSIEAAVRELRLEDWVAGLPDGLDTLLGPGGTALSAGEEQLVAFARLLVRDVQVVVLDEATARMDPLTEARVVAASERLLAGRTGVLVAHRLTTIERAGLIVVLDRGRVVQQGERAALAVVAGPYRDLLDASVAQGGSPDVALVDRGSEGHEDAAAVGLAAADADGGVVTAAVAVVGAPPETTGSTGSTGSSDEAVGGRRRRGVPPTLADPGDGPSLARGVLHALFVRPAWGVAGAVLFLVASLVSAQGAVTGFLWGHAVQGLDEGFPVGLLVPFVVLLVVAPLCLARALYVYPRWWIELLLRVRMSVMTGQTRQHRLTATPPGEVVARAMDADRFVRYADRWVDLVNGLVIAGVTALLSRSWLAGAVLLAVMVVSAAASALGRPIAGRSATRSSAARARFGRSLVSALDSARTVKLAARTPQVHAHLHEVDAGRVRAAIFEHRVQAALDGVPLVMIQLGVVAAWAGLLTGTWDLATALLVANAVNGFGWFGVVAGAVVTEAPGTRSWQRATSRLAAGADLMDLPAGVDLLAGDAPTPAPSPRQGLELLELAGVSAVHDDGTIGVQGVDLTVERGELVLLLGQVGAGKSSLLAALAGLMEHTGHIRWNGTDVEDAQTFLRPGQVAHVAQVPRVLSGTFADNVRLGHEREVTGPVAAARMERDVVEAGGHGALVGHRGVRLSGGQVQRLALARALATDAELLLADDVSSALDAATEIELWSSLRDRGTTVIGSTSKHAALARADRVVVLHEGAIAEVGPWSDLASRWSHLAG from the coding sequence ATGACCGATGCACCCACCGGCTCCCCGACCGGCCCAGACCCCGCTCCTTCGTCTCTCTCCGTCGCCTCGACGGACCCTGCCCGCCGCCTGGACTGGCGACGGCTGCGCGGTCCGCAGGCCGTCGTCGCGCTCGTCGCCCTCACGGTCGGAGCGGTCGGTGCCGCGTACGGCACGGTCGTCGCCGGATGGCTCGCCGCGGACCCGACGACCGCCACGCTCCAGCTCCTCGCCGCCTGCATCGTGAGCGCAGCGCTGCTCGACACGATCGGCCAGGTGGTCTGGGCCGGGGTCGTCGACCGCGCCGAGGGCCGCCTGCGCGGCGACCTCCTCTCCGCGGCCCTGCACCAGCCGCTGGCCACGCTCACCGAGCAGGCCGTGGGCGAGGTGCTGGACCGGGTCGACGACGACACCCACGCCGTCGGGACGCTCGTGCGCCGTCAGGCCTGGGGGGCGGGACGCACGCTCGTCGGCGTCATCCCCATGTGGGTCGTGGCCGGACTGACCTGGTGGCCCGCCTGGATCCTGTTCCCCGTGCTCGGCGTGGTCGCCGCGCTCGTCGTGCGTCCCATGCTGGGCGAGATCGCGCGGCGCAAGGTCATCGAGGAAGCGGCCTGGACGGACCACGCGGCGGCGTTCGAGGAGGCCGTGGCAGCGCGTGACGACCTGCGCACGAGCCTGGGGCAGTCGTTCGCCGTGCGACGGCTCGCCGAGCGGTCGGCACAGGTCCACCGGCGCTTCGAGGCGGTGCTGTCGGTCGAGTCCCGCATGCTCCGCCGAGCCGGTCTCGTGCTCGCGTCGCTGCTCGCAGGTGTCGCGGTCTCGGGTGCGGCGCTCGCCGCCGACGGCCAGCTCGGCGTCGACCGGCTCGTGACGCTGTTCCTCGTCACCTCGATGTTCGTGGGGCAGACCGACAACCTCGTCCACCACCTGCCCGACATCCAGGAGGGGCTCGGTGCGCTCACGCGCATCCGCCAGATGCTCTCGGTCGCCCCCGAGCCCGTGGGCGGACGCGGGGTGCCCTCCGGTCCGGTCGACATCGAGCTCCGGGACCTGCACTTCTCCTACGCCGAGGGCACGTTCGCCCTCGACGGCGTGAACCTGCACGTGCCCGCCGGCGCCACGGTCGCACTCGTCGGCCGGACAGGGTCCGGCAAGTCGACCCTCGCGTCGTTGCTGTCCCGGGCGGTCGAGCCGCCCCGCGACGCGGTGCTCCTGGGCGGCACGGACGTACGCGACCTCGACCTGCAGGCGCTGCGCGCCGCGGTCGGCGTGGTGACCCAGCGGACCGAGATCCTCGCAGGCACGCTCGCGGAGAACGTCGCGCTGTTCGCCGACGTCCCGCGCTCGTCGATCGAGGCCGCGGTGCGTGAGCTGCGCCTCGAGGACTGGGTGGCAGGTCTGCCCGACGGGCTCGACACGCTCCTCGGACCGGGCGGGACGGCACTCTCGGCGGGCGAGGAGCAGCTCGTCGCGTTCGCCCGGCTGCTGGTGCGCGACGTCCAGGTCGTCGTCCTCGACGAGGCGACGGCGCGCATGGACCCGCTGACCGAGGCCCGGGTCGTGGCCGCCTCCGAGCGGCTGCTCGCGGGGCGCACCGGCGTGCTCGTCGCGCACCGTCTCACCACGATCGAGCGCGCCGGCCTGATCGTGGTGCTCGACCGGGGGCGCGTCGTCCAGCAGGGCGAGCGGGCCGCGCTCGCGGTCGTCGCCGGGCCGTATCGCGACCTGCTGGACGCGAGCGTCGCGCAGGGGGGCTCGCCCGACGTCGCGCTCGTCGACCGGGGGAGCGAGGGCCACGAGGACGCTGCGGCCGTCGGACTCGCCGCTGCTGACGCGGACGGCGGGGTGGTCACGGCCGCTGTCGCCGTCGTCGGAGCGCCCCCGGAGACGACCGGCTCGACCGGCTCGACCGGCTCGTCCGACGAGGCCGTCGGCGGCCGGCGTCGGCGCGGCGTCCCGCCGACCCTCGCCGACCCGGGCGACGGTCCCAGCCTCGCGCGCGGCGTGCTGCACGCGCTGTTCGTCCGTCCGGCGTGGGGCGTCGCGGGGGCCGTGCTGTTCCTCGTGGCGAGCCTCGTCTCGGCGCAGGGGGCCGTGACCGGCTTCCTGTGGGGGCACGCCGTGCAGGGCCTCGACGAGGGCTTCCCGGTCGGGCTGCTCGTCCCGTTCGTGGTGCTCCTCGTGGTCGCGCCGCTGTGCCTCGCGCGGGCCCTGTACGTCTACCCGCGGTGGTGGATCGAGCTCCTGCTGCGCGTGCGCATGTCGGTCATGACCGGGCAGACGCGCCAGCACCGCCTCACGGCGACGCCTCCGGGCGAGGTCGTGGCACGGGCCATGGACGCCGATCGGTTCGTGCGGTACGCGGACCGGTGGGTCGACCTCGTCAACGGGCTCGTCATCGCCGGCGTCACGGCGCTGCTCAGCAGGTCGTGGCTGGCCGGGGCCGTGCTGCTCGCGGTCATGGTCGTGTCGGCCGCGGCGTCGGCGCTCGGCCGTCCGATCGCCGGTCGGTCGGCCACGCGGTCCTCCGCCGCACGGGCCAGGTTCGGGCGCTCGCTGGTCTCGGCGCTCGACTCGGCACGCACGGTCAAGCTCGCGGCCCGGACCCCGCAGGTGCACGCACATCTCCACGAGGTCGACGCAGGCCGTGTGCGGGCCGCGATCTTCGAGCACAGGGTGCAGGCTGCGCTCGACGGCGTGCCGCTCGTCATGATCCAGCTCGGCGTCGTCGCGGCCTGGGCCGGGCTGCTCACGGGCACGTGGGACCTCGCGACGGCTCTTCTGGTCGCGAACGCGGTCAACGGCTTCGGGTGGTTCGGGGTGGTCGCGGGCGCCGTCGTGACCGAGGCGCCGGGAACCCGGTCGTGGCAGCGTGCGACCAGCCGCCTCGCCGCCGGGGCGGACCTCATGGACCTGCCCGCGGGCGTCGACCTCCTCGCCGGCGACGCGCCCACACCGGCGCCGAGCCCGCGCCAGGGGCTCGAGCTCCTCGAGCTGGCGGGCGTGAGCGCCGTGCACGACGACGGCACGATCGGCGTGCAGGGCGTCGACCTGACGGTCGAGCGCGGTGAGCTCGTGCTGCTGCTCGGACAGGTGGGCGCGGGCAAGTCGAGCCTGCTCGCGGCCCTCGCGGGGCTCATGGAGCACACGGGCCACATCAGGTGGAACGGGACGGACGTCGAGGACGCCCAGACCTTCCTGCGACCGGGGCAGGTCGCGCACGTCGCACAGGTCCCGCGCGTGCTGTCCGGGACGTTCGCCGACAACGTGCGGCTCGGGCACGAGCGCGAGGTCACGGGGCCGGTCGCGGCCGCACGCATGGAGCGGGACGTGGTCGAGGCGGGCGGGCACGGGGCCCTCGTGGGGCATCGCGGCGTCCGGCTCTCGGGCGGCCAGGTGCAGCGGCTCGCGCTCGCGCGGGCGCTCGCGACCGACGCCGAGCTCCTGCTGGCCGACGACGTGTCGAGCGCCCTGGACGCGGCGACGGAGATCGAGCTGTGGTCGTCGCTGCGCGACCGGGGGACCACGGTGATCGGCTCGACGTCGAAGCACGCAGCCCTGGCTCGTGCCGACCGTGTGGTCGTTCTCCACGAGGGTGCGATCGCGGAGGTCGGGCCGTGGAGCGACCTGGCCTCCCGGTGGAGCCACCTGGCAGGCTGA
- the pulA gene encoding pullulanase-type alpha-1,6-glucosidase, whose product MASPAPRRSSRPRRTIASLAAISVALTGLTGFAAVANAATGPAATANDAPRTFALVGSLQDEAGCAADWEPACAATELAPTGTEGVYSADFQVPAGTYEYKVAVNDSWDEAYGLNGGADNIPLVVGGPTTLRFTFDDVAKRVSLAPVGLGGAYDEATDAPIVTPPVRQPGSDEQFYFVMTDRFADGDPTNNEAGIEGGALRSGFDPTNKGFYQGGDIQGLRDQLDYIEGLGTTAIWLTPSFKNNPVQGEGENASAGYHGYWVTDFTQIDPHLGTNAELEALIDEAHAKGIKVYFDIITNHTADLIDNEQKQYAYVDQATAPYKDAAGTVFDPADHAGKDTFPAMDAATSFPYTPVVADDAKDAKVPAWLNDTTLYHNRGNSTWSGESVTYGDFDGLDDLMTENPRVVDGFVDVYQGWVDLGIDGFRIDTVKHVNFEFWETWTTEVLDYAHSKGKDDFFMFGEIYDADAAKLSPYVRRTDMSSVLDFAFQSSAASFASGNSAKGLSQLFASDDMYTTPDSSASALPTFLGNHDMGRIGYLLQTTGDAQRRDELAHDLMYLTRGQPVVYYGDEQGFAGVGDGKDKNARQSLFATQVGEYADQTLVTGETAGSQDRYDTTSPLYTHIAELSALRADNPALATGAQIERYTDSGAGVYAFSRVDRTEKIEHLVGLNNSAAAKTVSFTTLTPGATYAPLRGGEPVTAGADGTVSLTVPALGSVVLKADRTVGVESSGDVSVTVPAAGAGLTGVAPVSADVDDAAWSETSFAWRVVGSDEWQGLGTAEDTSPRVFHDVSDLAKGTLVEYRAVTVDADGDRAAASTFASVGNAVSGDEEVEPPTDIDLVTVPGSHNSEMGCAGDWAPGCEAAKLTKRADGVYAGTFDIAAGTYEYKVAINGSWDLNYGVGGAKDGANATYTTTGGPVTFYWDPVSHDFSSTAQGPIVTVAGSFQDQLGCSAAWSPDCLGSWLRDPDGDGVYTFTTSALATGAYEGKVTHGLSWAENYGVGGVPDGQNYSFSASEGKAVTFSYVLATHVLTVEVADPPLPGTGQQGAHWVTKDLVAWPRELLAGADPATLGWTLHTAPTGGLSVADGAVVAPEGAATLGLAYDPAGLPDDVAADFPALADAVALRVTGADGSPISVDAATAALTGQLLVAQRGGPAADAPLTAATGVQVPGVLDDLFAEGAADRTLGASIYTNGKWASFALWAPTATKVTLLAWPGTGDAADLKTEDARRFPAERQADGTWTVDGKDADKKFGWVGARYLYEVEVFVPSTGKVETNVVTDPYSLGLTLNSTHSVVVDLDAKNTQPKVWKETKAPVVERAVDQTIYELHVRDFSIADTTVPAAERGTYLAFGETRSAGMKRLAELADAGLTTVHLLPTFDIATVEEDRAEQSVTPDLSGFAPDGTEQQAAVSAIQGTDGFNWGYDPLHFSTPEGSYAVDAEGAARVAEFRTMVGSLHQTGLQVVLDQVFNHTAASGQDPKSVLDKVVPGYYHRQNTTTGAVETSTCCQNLATEHAMTGKLMVDSVVTWARDYKVDGFRFDLMGHHSKQNILDVRAALDELTLKKDGVDGKAVYLYGEGWNFGEVADNALFEQATQGQLGGTGIGTFSDRLRDAVHGGSPVDGASTFTQGFGTGLATDPNGQPARAGEPESVNDGSPDELAALGHETDLVRLGLAGNLRSFTFTTSTGETRRGDEIDYRGAPAGYADSPEEIISYVDAHDNETLFDLLTLKLPADTSMADRVRMNNVSLATTALSQTPSLWHAGTDLLRSKSLDRNSYDSGDWFNAIDWTGTDNGFGKGLPLAADNGEKWPLMAPLLANPELKPVAQDIGTAADNAADLLRLRSSTDLLRLGSADLINQKVTFPDAGTGQTPGVIVMSIDDTIGQDVDEKLDGALVVFNASPEPVTQTVAGLVGREYALSPVQADGADAVVKATTWDAATGTVTVPARSVAVLVEPKAAKVALTATARTQCVAGRVTVTVSAVNAGKVPATVRVETPFGAKTFTGVLPGKSAQQTFATRQAQVPAATATVTGTATIDGKVVRTAYDAAYAARDCG is encoded by the coding sequence ATGGCATCACCTGCCCCTCGGCGGTCGTCCAGACCGCGCCGCACCATCGCGTCGCTCGCGGCGATATCGGTCGCGCTGACCGGATTGACCGGGTTCGCGGCCGTCGCCAACGCGGCGACGGGCCCCGCGGCGACCGCGAACGACGCGCCGCGCACCTTCGCGCTCGTCGGCAGCCTCCAGGACGAGGCGGGCTGCGCGGCCGACTGGGAACCGGCCTGCGCCGCGACCGAGCTCGCTCCCACCGGCACCGAGGGCGTCTACTCGGCCGACTTCCAGGTGCCTGCGGGCACCTACGAGTACAAGGTCGCCGTGAACGACTCGTGGGACGAGGCGTACGGCCTGAACGGTGGCGCGGACAACATCCCGCTCGTCGTCGGCGGCCCCACGACGCTGCGCTTCACGTTCGACGACGTCGCCAAGCGCGTCTCGCTCGCACCCGTCGGGCTCGGGGGAGCCTACGACGAGGCGACCGACGCGCCGATCGTGACCCCGCCCGTGCGCCAGCCGGGCTCGGACGAGCAGTTCTACTTCGTCATGACCGACCGCTTCGCGGACGGCGACCCGACCAACAACGAGGCCGGCATCGAGGGCGGCGCGCTGCGCTCGGGCTTCGATCCCACGAACAAGGGCTTCTACCAGGGTGGCGACATCCAGGGCCTGCGCGACCAGCTCGACTACATCGAAGGACTGGGGACCACCGCGATCTGGCTCACGCCGTCGTTCAAGAACAATCCGGTCCAGGGCGAGGGCGAGAACGCCTCGGCGGGCTACCACGGCTACTGGGTCACGGACTTCACGCAGATCGACCCGCACCTGGGGACCAACGCCGAGCTCGAGGCGCTCATCGACGAGGCGCACGCCAAGGGCATCAAGGTCTACTTCGACATCATCACCAACCACACGGCCGACCTGATCGACAACGAGCAGAAGCAGTACGCGTACGTCGACCAGGCGACCGCGCCGTACAAGGACGCAGCGGGCACCGTGTTCGACCCGGCCGACCACGCGGGCAAGGACACGTTCCCCGCGATGGACGCCGCGACGTCGTTCCCCTACACGCCCGTGGTCGCCGACGACGCGAAGGACGCCAAGGTCCCCGCGTGGCTCAACGACACGACGCTCTACCACAACCGCGGGAACTCGACGTGGTCCGGTGAGTCCGTGACCTACGGCGACTTCGACGGCCTGGACGACCTCATGACCGAGAACCCGCGCGTCGTCGACGGGTTCGTCGACGTCTACCAGGGCTGGGTCGACCTCGGCATCGACGGGTTCCGCATCGACACGGTCAAGCACGTCAACTTCGAGTTCTGGGAGACGTGGACCACCGAGGTCCTCGACTACGCCCACTCGAAGGGCAAGGACGACTTCTTCATGTTCGGCGAGATCTACGACGCCGACGCCGCCAAGCTCTCGCCCTACGTCCGCAGGACGGACATGAGCTCGGTGCTGGACTTCGCGTTCCAGTCCTCGGCCGCGAGCTTCGCGAGCGGCAACAGCGCCAAGGGGCTGTCCCAGCTCTTCGCGAGCGACGACATGTACACGACGCCCGACTCCTCGGCCTCGGCGCTTCCCACGTTCCTCGGCAACCACGACATGGGCCGCATCGGCTACCTGCTGCAGACCACGGGCGACGCGCAGCGTCGTGACGAGCTCGCGCACGACCTCATGTACCTCACGCGCGGCCAGCCGGTCGTCTACTACGGGGACGAGCAGGGCTTCGCGGGCGTGGGTGACGGCAAGGACAAGAACGCACGCCAGTCCCTGTTCGCGACCCAGGTCGGTGAGTACGCCGACCAGACGCTCGTCACGGGCGAGACGGCGGGCAGCCAGGACCGCTACGACACCACGTCGCCGCTCTACACCCACATCGCCGAGCTCTCCGCGCTGCGTGCCGACAACCCGGCGCTCGCTACCGGGGCCCAGATCGAGCGCTACACGGACTCGGGCGCGGGCGTCTACGCGTTCTCGCGCGTCGACCGCACCGAGAAGATCGAGCACCTCGTGGGGCTCAACAACTCGGCCGCGGCCAAGACGGTCAGCTTCACGACCCTCACGCCGGGCGCGACCTACGCGCCGCTCCGTGGCGGCGAGCCCGTCACGGCGGGAGCCGACGGCACGGTCTCGCTCACGGTCCCGGCCCTGGGCTCGGTCGTCCTGAAGGCCGACCGCACGGTCGGCGTCGAGTCCTCGGGTGACGTGTCGGTCACGGTCCCGGCCGCGGGGGCGGGCCTCACGGGGGTCGCCCCGGTCAGCGCCGACGTCGACGACGCCGCGTGGTCCGAGACCAGCTTCGCGTGGCGCGTCGTCGGGTCGGACGAGTGGCAGGGTCTCGGCACGGCCGAGGACACCTCGCCGCGCGTCTTCCATGACGTGAGCGACCTGGCGAAGGGCACGCTCGTGGAGTACCGCGCCGTGACGGTCGACGCCGACGGCGACCGCGCCGCGGCCTCGACGTTCGCGAGCGTGGGGAATGCGGTGAGCGGTGACGAGGAGGTCGAGCCCCCGACGGACATCGACCTGGTCACCGTCCCCGGCAGCCACAACTCGGAGATGGGCTGCGCGGGCGACTGGGCGCCCGGCTGCGAGGCCGCCAAGCTCACCAAGCGCGCCGACGGTGTCTACGCGGGCACGTTCGACATCGCGGCGGGCACCTACGAGTACAAGGTCGCGATCAACGGCTCGTGGGACCTCAACTACGGCGTGGGTGGCGCGAAGGACGGCGCGAACGCGACCTACACGACCACGGGCGGGCCCGTGACCTTCTACTGGGACCCGGTCTCGCACGACTTCTCGAGCACCGCGCAGGGCCCGATCGTCACGGTCGCGGGCTCGTTCCAGGACCAGCTCGGCTGCTCGGCCGCGTGGTCCCCGGACTGCCTGGGGTCGTGGTTGCGCGACCCGGACGGTGACGGCGTCTACACGTTCACGACGTCGGCGCTCGCCACGGGCGCCTACGAGGGCAAGGTCACGCACGGCCTGAGCTGGGCCGAGAACTACGGCGTCGGCGGCGTCCCGGACGGCCAGAACTACTCGTTCAGCGCGTCCGAGGGCAAGGCCGTGACGTTCTCCTACGTCCTGGCGACGCACGTCCTGACGGTCGAGGTCGCGGACCCACCGCTGCCCGGCACGGGCCAGCAGGGCGCGCACTGGGTCACCAAGGACCTGGTCGCATGGCCGCGCGAGCTTCTCGCGGGGGCCGACCCGGCGACGCTGGGCTGGACGCTCCACACGGCTCCGACGGGCGGCCTGAGCGTCGCGGACGGTGCGGTCGTCGCCCCGGAGGGGGCGGCGACCCTGGGGCTGGCCTACGACCCGGCGGGCCTGCCCGACGACGTCGCGGCCGACTTCCCGGCCCTCGCCGACGCGGTGGCCCTGCGGGTCACGGGCGCCGACGGCTCGCCGATCTCGGTCGACGCGGCGACCGCCGCGCTCACGGGCCAGCTCCTCGTCGCCCAGCGCGGCGGCCCCGCCGCCGACGCACCGCTCACCGCGGCCACCGGGGTGCAGGTTCCCGGCGTCCTGGACGACCTGTTCGCCGAGGGCGCCGCCGACCGCACGCTCGGCGCGAGCATCTACACCAACGGCAAGTGGGCCTCGTTCGCGCTGTGGGCCCCCACGGCCACGAAGGTCACGCTCCTCGCGTGGCCCGGCACGGGCGACGCCGCGGACCTGAAGACCGAGGACGCCCGGCGGTTCCCTGCCGAGCGCCAGGCGGACGGGACGTGGACGGTCGACGGGAAGGACGCCGACAAGAAGTTCGGCTGGGTCGGGGCCCGGTACCTCTACGAGGTCGAGGTCTTCGTGCCTTCGACCGGCAAGGTCGAGACGAACGTCGTGACCGACCCGTACTCGCTGGGGCTCACGCTCAACTCGACGCACTCGGTCGTGGTGGACCTCGACGCGAAGAACACGCAGCCGAAGGTCTGGAAGGAGACCAAGGCTCCCGTCGTGGAGCGAGCCGTCGACCAGACGATCTACGAGCTGCACGTGCGGGACTTCTCGATCGCCGACACCACCGTGCCGGCGGCCGAGCGCGGCACGTACCTCGCGTTCGGCGAGACGAGGTCGGCCGGCATGAAGCGCCTCGCCGAGCTCGCCGACGCGGGCCTGACGACGGTGCACCTGCTCCCGACGTTCGACATCGCGACCGTTGAAGAGGACCGGGCCGAGCAGTCGGTGACACCCGACCTGAGCGGCTTCGCGCCCGACGGCACCGAGCAGCAGGCGGCCGTGTCCGCGATCCAGGGCACGGACGGCTTCAACTGGGGCTACGACCCGCTGCACTTCTCGACGCCCGAGGGCTCCTACGCCGTCGACGCCGAGGGCGCGGCGCGCGTCGCGGAGTTCCGCACCATGGTCGGGTCGCTGCACCAGACCGGGCTCCAGGTCGTGCTCGACCAGGTGTTCAACCACACCGCGGCCAGCGGCCAGGACCCCAAGAGCGTGCTCGACAAGGTCGTGCCCGGCTACTACCACCGCCAGAACACCACGACGGGCGCGGTCGAGACCAGCACGTGCTGCCAGAACCTCGCGACCGAGCACGCCATGACGGGCAAGCTCATGGTCGACTCGGTCGTCACGTGGGCCCGCGACTACAAGGTCGACGGCTTCCGCTTCGACCTCATGGGCCACCACTCGAAGCAGAACATACTCGACGTCCGGGCCGCGCTCGACGAGCTCACGCTGAAGAAGGACGGCGTGGACGGCAAGGCCGTGTACCTGTACGGCGAGGGCTGGAACTTCGGCGAGGTCGCGGACAACGCCCTGTTCGAGCAGGCCACGCAGGGTCAGCTCGGCGGCACGGGCATCGGCACGTTCTCCGACCGCCTGCGCGACGCGGTCCACGGCGGGTCTCCCGTCGACGGCGCCTCGACGTTCACGCAGGGCTTCGGCACGGGCCTCGCGACCGACCCGAACGGGCAGCCCGCCCGGGCGGGGGAGCCGGAGAGCGTGAACGACGGGTCTCCCGACGAGCTCGCAGCGCTGGGCCACGAGACGGACCTGGTCCGCCTGGGCCTCGCGGGCAACCTGCGCAGCTTCACGTTCACGACCTCGACGGGGGAGACCCGGCGCGGCGACGAGATCGACTACCGGGGTGCGCCCGCGGGCTACGCGGACTCTCCCGAGGAGATCATCAGCTACGTCGACGCGCACGACAACGAGACGCTGTTCGACCTGCTGACCCTCAAGCTGCCGGCGGACACGTCGATGGCGGACCGGGTGCGCATGAACAACGTCTCGCTCGCCACGACGGCTCTGTCGCAGACGCCGTCGCTGTGGCACGCGGGCACCGACCTGCTGCGTTCCAAGTCGCTCGACCGCAACAGCTACGACTCGGGCGACTGGTTCAACGCGATCGACTGGACCGGGACGGACAACGGGTTCGGCAAGGGCCTGCCGCTCGCGGCCGACAACGGCGAGAAGTGGCCGCTCATGGCGCCGCTGCTCGCCAACCCGGAGCTCAAGCCGGTCGCGCAGGACATCGGGACGGCGGCCGACAACGCGGCCGACCTGCTGCGCCTGCGTTCCTCGACGGACCTGCTCCGCCTGGGCAGCGCGGACCTCATCAACCAGAAGGTCACGTTCCCCGACGCGGGGACCGGCCAGACGCCCGGCGTGATCGTCATGAGCATCGACGACACGATCGGTCAGGACGTGGACGAGAAGCTCGACGGCGCGCTCGTCGTCTTCAACGCCTCGCCCGAGCCGGTCACGCAGACGGTCGCGGGCCTGGTGGGCCGAGAGTACGCGCTCTCGCCGGTCCAGGCCGACGGGGCCGACGCCGTCGTCAAGGCGACGACGTGGGACGCGGCGACCGGCACGGTCACCGTCCCCGCCCGTTCGGTCGCGGTGCTCGTCGAGCCGAAGGCCGCGAAGGTCGCGCTCACCGCCACGGCGCGCACCCAGTGCGTCGCGGGCCGGGTGACGGTCACGGTCAGCGCGGTCAACGCCGGGAAGGTCCCGGCGACGGTCAGGGTCGAGACGCCGTTCGGCGCCAAGACCTTCACCGGGGTGCTGCCGGGCAAGTCCGCCCAGCAGACGTTCGCGACCCGCCAGGCGCAGGTCCCCGCCGCGACCGCCACGGTCACGGGCACGGCGACGATCGACGGCAAGGTGGTCCGGACGGCGTACGACGCGGCCTACGCGGCCCGCGACTGCGGGTAG
- a CDS encoding malate dehydrogenase, with the protein MTTPVNVTVTGAAGQIGYALLFRIAAGQLLGPDVPVRLRLLEIPQGVKAAEGTAMELDDCAFPLLAGIDIFDDPRAGFEGANVGLLVGARPRGPGMERGDLLEANGGIFKPQGEAINAGAADDIRVLVVGNPANTNALIAASNAPDVPKDRFTAMTRLDHNRALTQVAKRAGVPVSEVRKVSIWGNHSATQYPDIFHADVAGRPGAELAADSAWLTGEFIPTVAKRGAAIIDARGASSAASAANAAIDHVFDWVNGTPEGDWTSAGIVSDGSYGVPEGLMASFPVVSRGGAWEIVQGLEISDFSRERIDASVAELVEERDAVRGLGLI; encoded by the coding sequence ATGACAACTCCCGTGAACGTGACCGTGACCGGAGCCGCCGGTCAGATCGGTTACGCCCTGCTGTTCCGCATCGCCGCAGGCCAGCTCCTCGGACCGGACGTGCCGGTCCGCCTGCGCCTCCTCGAGATCCCGCAGGGGGTGAAGGCCGCGGAAGGCACCGCGATGGAGCTCGACGACTGCGCCTTCCCGCTGCTCGCGGGGATCGACATCTTCGACGACCCGCGCGCCGGGTTCGAGGGGGCCAACGTCGGTCTGCTCGTCGGTGCGCGCCCCCGCGGTCCGGGCATGGAGCGCGGTGACCTCCTCGAGGCCAACGGCGGCATCTTCAAGCCCCAGGGCGAGGCGATCAACGCCGGGGCGGCCGACGACATCCGCGTGCTCGTCGTCGGGAACCCGGCGAACACCAACGCGCTCATCGCGGCGTCGAACGCGCCCGACGTGCCCAAGGACCGCTTCACGGCCATGACGCGCCTCGACCACAACCGCGCGCTCACGCAGGTCGCCAAGCGCGCGGGCGTGCCCGTGTCCGAGGTCCGCAAGGTCAGCATCTGGGGCAACCACTCGGCCACGCAGTACCCGGACATCTTCCACGCCGACGTCGCGGGCCGCCCGGGCGCCGAGCTCGCCGCGGACTCGGCCTGGCTCACCGGGGAGTTCATCCCGACCGTCGCCAAGCGCGGCGCGGCGATCATCGACGCGCGCGGCGCCTCCTCGGCCGCGTCGGCCGCGAACGCCGCGATCGACCACGTCTTCGACTGGGTCAACGGCACGCCCGAGGGCGACTGGACGAGCGCGGGCATCGTGTCCGACGGGTCGTACGGCGTCCCCGAGGGCCTCATGGCCTCGTTCCCCGTGGTCTCGCGGGGCGGGGCGTGGGAGATCGTCCAGGGCCTGGAGATCTCCGACTTCTCGCGCGAGCGCATCGACGCCTCGGTCGCCGAGCTCGTCGAGGAGCGCGACGCGGTGCGGGGCCTCGGGCTGATCTGA